In Populus alba chromosome 1, ASM523922v2, whole genome shotgun sequence, a single window of DNA contains:
- the LOC118033661 gene encoding heat stress transcription factor B-2b, translated as MPPLPVEQTGESPAATACGGGAAAGGPPSGSGDSQRSLPTPFLTKTYQLVDDPSVDDLISWNDDGSTFIVWRPAEFARDLLPKYFKHNNFSSFVRQLNTYGFRKVVPDRWEFANDCFRRGEKALLRDIQRRKISPMAASAVTSASVTVAAIPTVARAVSPANSGDDQGISSTSSPGGAGTAGGANSFLRTTSCTTTLEILEENERLRKENSALSLELTQLRGLCNNIMVLMNNYASPQLEGNSGNNSNNNLAEVKAALELLPVADEVAVSGRPRGGAAATESEVSPRLFGVSIGFKRVRIDEEEEEGNRQQTEGKEHGSDVKAEPLDGSSGNSDHQDQRWLDLGK; from the exons ATGCCGCCATTGCCTGTGGAGCAAACCGGCGAATCACCCGCCGCCACCGCATGTGGCGGCGGAGCAGCAGCTGGCGGACCACCATCAGGATCGGGAGATTCACAAAGATCTCTCCCAACtccatttttaaccaaaacctATCAGCTAGTCGATGACCCGTCGGTTGATGACTTGATTTCATGGAACGACGATGGCTCAACCTTCATAGTGTGGCGTCCTGCAGAGTTCGCTAGAGACTTGTTGCCTAAATATTTCAAGCACAACAACTTCTCTAGCTTCGTTCGCCAACTCAACACATAC gGATTTAGAAAGGTGGTACCCGATCGATGGGAATTCGCGAATGACTGTTTCCGGCGAGGCGAGAAAGCACTTCTCCGCGATATTCAGCGCAGGAAAATATCTCCGATGGCGGCATCAGCTGTAACGTCCGCTTCCGTTACGGTCGCCGCCATCCCCACGGTGGCGAGAGCGGTTTCTCCTGCTAACTCTGGTGATGACCAGGGAATATCGTCCACGTCGTCTCCTGGCGGGGCAGGGACGGCGGGAGGAGCAAACTCGTTTCTCCGGACGACGAGCTGCACGACGACGCTGGAGATTCTGGAGGAGAACGAGAGGTTGCGGAAGGAGAACTCGGCCCTGAGCCTCGAGTTGACTCAGTTGAGAGGTCTGTGTAATAATATAATGGTGTTGATGAATAATTACGCGTCCCCTCAGTTAGAGGGTAATAGTggaaataatagcaataataatttGGCGGAAGTCAAGGCCGCTTTGGAATTGTTGCCGGTGGCGGATGAAGTGGCGGTTAGTGGTAGACCCAGGGGCGGAGCGGCGGCTACGGAGTCGGAGGTGAGCCCGAGACTGTTTGGGGTTTCTATTGGATTCAAGCGCGTGAGGATagacgaggaggaggaggagggtaaTCGGCAACAAACGGAAGGGAAAGAGCACGGATCTGACGTTAAAGCGGAGCCGCTGGATGGTAGTTCAGGGAATTCAGATCACCAAGATCAACGGTGGTTAGATCTTGggaaatga
- the LOC118033660 gene encoding pectinesterase 3 yields MESIKLFGGYGKVNPHLEDQSPHQQQSASKRRILILSVASILLLTLIIGIALASLIHESNSEPDESPYLSSSNPAESIKTVCDVTLYPSSCFTSISSLNISTKPDPEVIFKLSLQVSIAELKNLSSLLSSFNDVNSQAALKDCVSQFDDSLSKLNDSLSAMEVGPGEKMLNLEKVNDIQTWISAAMTDQDTCIDGLEEMGSKFLDEIKAKIERSKEFLSISLAIIAKMQALLEKFDQKMH; encoded by the coding sequence ATGGAATCCATTAAATTGTTCGGAGGCTATGGAAAAGTGAATCCGCACCTTGAAGATCAAAGCCCTCACCAACAACAAAGTGCTTCAAAACGCCGAATCCTCATCCTCAGCGTTGCATCCATCCTCCTTTTGACTCTAATCATCGGTATAGCGCTTGCATCATTGATCCATGAGTCAAATAGTGAGCCAGATgaatccccgtatctctcctcATCAAACCCAGCTGAGTCGATCAAAACGGTCTGTGACGTGACTCTGTATCCATCCTCCTGCTTCACAAGCATATCCTCTCTTAACATCTCAACTAAACCTGACCCAGAAGTCATCTTCAAGCTCTCTCTCCAAGTCTCCATTGCAGAACTCAAGAACCTCTCTTCTTTATTGAGTAGTTTCAATGATGTTAACTCTCAGGCTGCTTTGAAAGATTGTGTGAGTCAGTTTGATGATTCCCTGAGTAAACTCAACGATTCTTTGTCGGCGATGGAGGTTGGACCTGGAGAGAAGATGTTGAATTTGGAAAAGGTCAACGACATCCAGACATGGATCAGTGCTGCCATGACAGATCAAGATACTTGCATAGACGGTTTGGAGGAGATGGGATCGAAGTTTCTTGATGAGATCAAGGCCAAGATAGAGAGGTCTAAGGAGTTCTTGAGTATTAGCTTGGCTATCATTGCCAAGATGCAAGCTCTTCTTGaaaaatttgatcaaaaaatgCATTGA